The Dokdonia donghaensis DSW-1 DNA window TGCTCACTATGATTGTGTGCGCACAGGTATAGGATTGTACGGATATGGTAATACACCAGAAGAGACAGCAAACTTAAAACCAGTTGCTCGTCTTAAGTCTGTAATCTCACAAAAACATACTATTAACCTAGGTGATAGTGTAGGTTATAACAGGGCCCTTATTGCAAAAGAGAAGATGGTAACCGCAACAATACCTATAGGTCACGCAGATGGTATTTCTAGAGCCTACGGTAATGGCGTAGGTTACGTAACAATTGCGGGAGAGAAAGCTCCTTTTGTTGGGAACGTCTGTATGGATATGATTATGGTAAACGTTACAAACATTACCTGTGAGGAGGGAGATGATGTAGAGATTTTTGGAACACAATCAGGGGCAGATGCTTTAGCTCAAGAAGTGCAGTCTATCTCTTACGAATTACTTACTATGGTCGGTCAGCGAGTAAAACGTGTCATTCTTCGAGAATAGTATTTTTAACATCAAAAAAATTAACGTTTCTTTAAGCTTTCATTTTTTTGCTTACCTTGCCTGAAAATTAACCTTAAAAACTGACTAACATGTTAAAAGAATTTAAGAATTTTATAATGACGGGTAACGTTGTTGAATTTGCTGTCGCAGTTATCTTAGCAGGAGCTATAGCGCTTGTGATTAACGGATTTGTAGGAGATATTATGATGCCTATTATTGGTCACTTTGCAGGTGGTATTGACTTTGCAGATATGAAAGTGGTACTTGATGCGGCAGTTGTAGCAGCAGATGGAACGGTAACTTCACCAGAAAATGCAATTATGTATGGTAAGTGGATCAACGCAATCATAAACTTAATCATTGTAGGATTTGTATTATTTATGATGGTTAAAGCTTACAACAAAAGTAAGAAACCAGTTGTAGAAGAAGCTCCAGCAGATCCAGGACCATCTGAGATTGATTTATTAAAAGAGATCAGAGACGCTCTTAAGAAGTAATTACTCGTAGCAACCGCTACACTATTATATTCTAACTTAAACCACCTTGTTTATCTAGCAAGGTGGTTTTCTTATAGATTATGAACAAAGTTTAACAGATTGTTATATATGTAACTAACTTTTAAGGTTTCAACGGCTTATAAATCGTTAATGCGTGCTAACTTTGGCGCTCTATAAAGTTTTCGCGAAAGCGAAGCTCATTTTTTAAAACAACCTCTTTAAAACGATACTATGAAAGTAGCGGTAGTAGGAGCCACCGGGATGGTAGGCCAAGTGATGTTAAAAGTTCTTGCAGAACGTGATTTCCAAATTACAGAGTTGATACCTGTAGCCTCAGAGCGCTCTGTAGGTAAAAAGGTTACTTATAAAGACAAGGAGTACACGATTCACTCTATGGAAGATGCCATTGCAGCAAAGCCGCAAATAGCGATCTTCTCTGCTGGAGGAAACACTTCTAAGGAGTTTGCACCTCAGTTTGCAGAGGTAGGTACAACAGTAATAGATAACAGCTCTGCCTGGAGAATGGACCCTACAAAGAAACTTGTAGTACCAGAAATAAACGCAACCTCACTAACTAAGGAAGATAAGATTATTGCAAACCCTAATTGCTCTACCATACAGATGGTGCTAGCAATGTCTCCTTTGCATAGAGAGTACGGTATTAAGAGATTAGTCATATCTACTTATCAATCTATTACGGGTACGGGAGTAAAAGCAGTAGAGCAACTAGAAAACGAATATGCGGGTAAAAAAGGTGAGATGGCATACCCATATCCTATACACCGCAACGCCATACCAGCTTGTGATGTTTTTGAAGAAAATGGATACACAAAGGAAGAACTTAAACTCGTAAACGAAACTCAAAAAATACTAGATGATCGCTCTATAGCTGTTACAGCTACAGCAGTACGTATACCTGTTGTAGGTGGGCATAGTGAGTCTGTAAATGTAGAGTTAGGTAAAGCCTATGAAGAAAAAGATATACGCAAACTCCTTAATGAGACTTCTGGAGTAACTGTACAAGACAACCCAGATACAAATACGTACCCTATGCCTATTTATGCAGAGGGTAAAAATGATGTTTTTGTAGGTCGCATACGTCGTGATTACTCACAAGAGAATACGGTAAATATGTGGATTGTGTCTGACAACCTTCGTAAGGGAGCAGCAACTAATGCAGTGCAAATAGGTGAGTACCTAGTAGCAAACGGACTAGTGTAAATCCAGCTTTGACATATCTTAGTGTATAAAAAGTCCCTCATCGCGAGGGACTTTTTATATTTGTGATAAATACCTCAAGCATTGAAAAAAATAGATATCACCACCTGGAAACGTAAGAAGCATTTTGAGTTTTTCTCACAATTTGAAGAGCCTTACTTCGGGATCACTTGGCAAGTAGATATGACACTTGCAAAGCAACGAGCAAAAGAGCAGGGTATCTCACTTTTTGTGTACTACCTGCATAAATCTCTTGAGGCAGCTATGGCTATAGAAAACTTTAGATACCGCATTAGGCCTAATGGAGATGTGGTCTTGCTAGATACTATAAGCGCTAGCGCTACGCTTATGAGAGACAATGAGACCTTTGGGTTTAGCTACATTCCGTACGATACAGATATCACGGTTTTTACAAAATCTGTGGAGCGTGAGGTCGAGCGTGTGAAGGAGTCAGATGAGCTTTTTCCGCCTATTAATACAGATGATGTGATGCATTGCTCTGCCATACCTTGGATGGATTTTACAGCAATCACACATTCAAGACTCTTTAAAGCAAAAGACAGTGTTCCGAAAATTTCTTACGGCCAGATTACTCAAAAAGAACCAGGAGTTTATACAATGCCTGTTGCCTTGTACGTACATCACGGTCTTATAGATGGTTTGCATCTCTCTAGGTATAAGATCAAATTTCAAGAGTTACTTGACGGTAAAGAGTAGGTGTTGTAATTAAGTGCTGATCACTTCGTCTAAGGTTAGGAACAATAAAACCAACCATAATGAAATTAGCACACACAATTATAAGAATAGGCCTAGGACTTATGTTACTTGCCTTTGGTCTGAACAAATTTTTCTGGTTTATGCCAGATTTTGAATTTGGTGATAACGCAGGCGCAGCAAATCTTTTTCAGGCATTTACAGATAGTGGTTATATGTGGCCACTTGTGGGAGGGCTTGAAGCGATTATCGGAGTACTATTTATTACTAAAAAAGCATTTCCTGCGGCATTACTAGCGCTCATACCTATTTCGGTAAATATTGTGCTCTTTCACGCAGTGCTTGATCCGCCTAATATTGTGCCAGCATTACTAGTTGCAATCCTCAATGGTTACTTCATTTATCGCAACTGGTCTTATTACAAAGATTTAGTGTAGGTTGTGCGCACCATAACACATTTATACCCACTTATTTGAGTGGGTTTTTTTATGCTTTCGCGAAAGCGTAATAACTCGTATCTTGAATCTCCATTCAAACACCCACACGTTATGAAAAAACTAGTTCTATTTGCACTGGCTACAACCGCAATAATAAGCTGTAATCAAGACGCCGAAAAACAATCAACATCGATGGCTGTAACTTATACTGAAACAAAAAAAGTAGATACGGTAGATACCTATTTTGGTACAGAAGTGCAAGATCCTTATCGCTGGCTAGAAGACGATCGCAGTGAGGAAACAATGGACTGGGTAAAGCGTGAAAACAACACTACGCAAGACTACCTCAAGAATATTCCTTTTAGAGCAGAGCTTAAAGATAGACTCGCTACTTTATGGAACTATGAGAAAGTAGGTTCGCCATTTAAAGAAGGCGATTATACGTACTTCTATAAAAACGACGGGCTCCAAAATCAATACGTTATTTACCGCTACAAAACAGGTGAAGACCCGAGTACAGCTACGGTATTTTTAGATCCAAACACTTTTGCAGAAGATGGTACTATCTCCTTAGGAGGAGCAAGCTTCTCTGAGGATGGATCTATACTTGCTTATGCTATTTCTGAGGGAGGAAGTGACTGGCGCAAGATTCTGGTAATGGATACAGAGAAAAAAGAAATTGTAGAAGATACCCTAGTAGATGTAAAATTCTCAGGAATGTCTTGGTACAAAAATGAAGGTTTTTATTACTCTAGTTACGATAAGCCTAAGGGCAGCGAACTATCGGCAAAGACAGATCAGCATAAATTATACTATCATAAATTGGGTACAGCACAGTCTACAGATAAGCTCATTTTTGGAGGAACAGCGGCAGAGAAGCATCGTTATGTAGGAGGTAATGTTACAAAAGATAACCGTTACCTGCTTGTGAGCGCTCGTAGCTCTACTTCTGGAGGAAAGTTATTTATAAAAGACCTTACCAAGCCAGATAGTGACTTTGTAACCATACTTGGTCACGAAGATTCTGATAGCTACGTGCTGGAAAACGTAGGGAGCAAGCTTTTTATAGCAACTAATCTTGATGCGCCTAATATGCGTGTTGTAACGGTAGATGCGTCTAATCCTACACCAGAAAACTGGGTAGATTTTATACCAGAAACAGAAAATGTGTTGAGCCCAAGTACTGGAGGAGAATCATTTTTTGCACGTTATATGGTAGATGCAGTTTCAAAGGTGAAACAGTATGACTACAACGGCAAGCTAGTGAGAGACGTAGAGTTACCAGGCGTAGGAAGCGTAGGAGGTTTTGGTGCTGAGAAGGATGAAAAAGAACTGTACTACAGTTTTTCAAACTATAAAACGCCAGGGAGCATTTATAAATACGACATTGCCTCTGGTACCTCAGAATTATTTATCAAGCCAGCTATAGATTTTGATCCAGAGGCTTACGAGAGCAAGCAGGTGTTTTATAATTCAAAAGATGGTACGACGGTGCCTATGATTATCACATATAAAAAGGGAACTGAGCTCAATGGCAAGAACCCTACTATTTTATATGCTTACGGAGGTTTTAATGTAAGTCTTACACCTAGCTTTAGCATTGCAAATGCTGTGTGGATGGAGCAAGGTGGTGTGTATGCAGTGCCTAACTTAAGAGGTGGTGGTGAGTATGGTAAAAAATGGCACGATGCAGGAACTAAGATGCAAAAGCAAAATGTTTTTGATGATTTTATTGCAGCCGCAGAGTATCTTATTGATAATAAATACACCTCAAAAAAGTACTTAGCAATACGCGGTGGTTCTAACGGAGGTTTACTTGTAGGAGCAACAATGACACAACGTCCAGATCTTATGCAAGTAGCATTACCAGCAGTAGGTGTAATGGATATGTTACGTTACCACACCTTTACAGCAGGTGCAGGATGGGCATATGATTATGGTACAGCAGAGGATAGTAAAGAAATGTTTGAATACCTTAAAGGGTATTCTCCAGTACATAATGTAAAAGCGGGAACGTCATACCCAGCAACAATGGTTACTACGGGAGATCACGATGATCGTGTAGTACCTGCTCACTCATTTAAGTTTGCTGCAGAGCTTCAAGAAAAGCAAGCAGGAGATGCCCCAGTACTTATACGTATTGAGACAGACGCTGGTCACGGGGCTGGTACCCCAGTAGCAAAAACTATTGAGCAGTATGCAGATATCTTTGGGTTCACATTATATAATATGGGCTATGAGGTACTACCAGAAAAGGTAGGCAACGTGATGAAAAAGTAACTAGCACAGTTAAGACATAAAATACAGATGATGAGTAAACCCACATTTGGAGTTATAGGAGGAGGAAGCTGGGCGACCGCTATTGTAAAAATGCTATGTGAAAACCTAGAGACTGTAGGTTGGTATATGCGCAGTAACTACGCACTTGAGCACATCAAACGCGAAGAGCATAACCCAAGTTACCTTAGCTCTGTAGAGTTTAAGCCAGAACAACTTAAGTTAAGTAATGACATAAACGAGATTGTTGCTTATGCAGATGTAGTCATCTTTGCAGTGCCATCTGCTTTTATAGGCGGTGAGCTAGCAAAGCTCACGGCTTCTTTAGAAAATAAACTCATTATTTCTGCTATAAAAGGTATAATGCCAGAGAGTGGTAAGCTGGTGGGTGATCACTTTCACAATGTATATAACATACCTTTTGAAAATATAGGCGTTATTGCTGGCCCTTGTCACGCAGAGGAGGTGGCGCTTGAGCGCTTGTCATATCTCACAATAGCTTGTGCAGATAAAGAAAATGCAAGGCTGGTGGCAAAAAACCTATCTAGTGATTATATAAAATGTACCACTAGTGATGACATTATTGGGATTGAGTATGCTGCTACGCTCAAAAATATTTATGCCATCGCGGCTGGTATTGCACACGGTTTAGGCTACGGAGATAACTTTCAAGCGTTGTTAATGAGTAATGCTATACGTGAGATTAAACGTTATGTAAAACGTGCTCATAAGATGAAGAGGGACATTAATGGCTCTGCTTATTTAGGAGATTTATTGGTGACGGGTTATTCTGTCTTTAGCCGTAACAGAATGTTCGGTAATATGATAGGGAAGGGCTACACGGTAAAAAGTGCACAGATGGAAATGTCTATGATTGCCGAAGGCTATTATGCTGCAAAAAGTGCTTTAGAACTTAATG harbors:
- a CDS encoding NAD(P)H-dependent glycerol-3-phosphate dehydrogenase; amino-acid sequence: MSKPTFGVIGGGSWATAIVKMLCENLETVGWYMRSNYALEHIKREEHNPSYLSSVEFKPEQLKLSNDINEIVAYADVVIFAVPSAFIGGELAKLTASLENKLIISAIKGIMPESGKLVGDHFHNVYNIPFENIGVIAGPCHAEEVALERLSYLTIACADKENARLVAKNLSSDYIKCTTSDDIIGIEYAATLKNIYAIAAGIAHGLGYGDNFQALLMSNAIREIKRYVKRAHKMKRDINGSAYLGDLLVTGYSVFSRNRMFGNMIGKGYTVKSAQMEMSMIAEGYYAAKSALELNESREKQAKIPIIEAVHCILYKGKDPKKVFKKLTEKLN
- a CDS encoding aspartate-semialdehyde dehydrogenase gives rise to the protein MKVAVVGATGMVGQVMLKVLAERDFQITELIPVASERSVGKKVTYKDKEYTIHSMEDAIAAKPQIAIFSAGGNTSKEFAPQFAEVGTTVIDNSSAWRMDPTKKLVVPEINATSLTKEDKIIANPNCSTIQMVLAMSPLHREYGIKRLVISTYQSITGTGVKAVEQLENEYAGKKGEMAYPYPIHRNAIPACDVFEENGYTKEELKLVNETQKILDDRSIAVTATAVRIPVVGGHSESVNVELGKAYEEKDIRKLLNETSGVTVQDNPDTNTYPMPIYAEGKNDVFVGRIRRDYSQENTVNMWIVSDNLRKGAATNAVQIGEYLVANGLV
- a CDS encoding CatA-like O-acetyltransferase, which codes for MKKIDITTWKRKKHFEFFSQFEEPYFGITWQVDMTLAKQRAKEQGISLFVYYLHKSLEAAMAIENFRYRIRPNGDVVLLDTISASATLMRDNETFGFSYIPYDTDITVFTKSVEREVERVKESDELFPPINTDDVMHCSAIPWMDFTAITHSRLFKAKDSVPKISYGQITQKEPGVYTMPVALYVHHGLIDGLHLSRYKIKFQELLDGKE
- a CDS encoding DoxX family membrane protein, with protein sequence MKLAHTIIRIGLGLMLLAFGLNKFFWFMPDFEFGDNAGAANLFQAFTDSGYMWPLVGGLEAIIGVLFITKKAFPAALLALIPISVNIVLFHAVLDPPNIVPALLVAILNGYFIYRNWSYYKDLV
- the mscL gene encoding large conductance mechanosensitive channel protein MscL, with translation MLKEFKNFIMTGNVVEFAVAVILAGAIALVINGFVGDIMMPIIGHFAGGIDFADMKVVLDAAVVAADGTVTSPENAIMYGKWINAIINLIIVGFVLFMMVKAYNKSKKPVVEEAPADPGPSEIDLLKEIRDALKK
- a CDS encoding prolyl oligopeptidase family serine peptidase, with product MKKLVLFALATTAIISCNQDAEKQSTSMAVTYTETKKVDTVDTYFGTEVQDPYRWLEDDRSEETMDWVKRENNTTQDYLKNIPFRAELKDRLATLWNYEKVGSPFKEGDYTYFYKNDGLQNQYVIYRYKTGEDPSTATVFLDPNTFAEDGTISLGGASFSEDGSILAYAISEGGSDWRKILVMDTEKKEIVEDTLVDVKFSGMSWYKNEGFYYSSYDKPKGSELSAKTDQHKLYYHKLGTAQSTDKLIFGGTAAEKHRYVGGNVTKDNRYLLVSARSSTSGGKLFIKDLTKPDSDFVTILGHEDSDSYVLENVGSKLFIATNLDAPNMRVVTVDASNPTPENWVDFIPETENVLSPSTGGESFFARYMVDAVSKVKQYDYNGKLVRDVELPGVGSVGGFGAEKDEKELYYSFSNYKTPGSIYKYDIASGTSELFIKPAIDFDPEAYESKQVFYNSKDGTTVPMIITYKKGTELNGKNPTILYAYGGFNVSLTPSFSIANAVWMEQGGVYAVPNLRGGGEYGKKWHDAGTKMQKQNVFDDFIAAAEYLIDNKYTSKKYLAIRGGSNGGLLVGATMTQRPDLMQVALPAVGVMDMLRYHTFTAGAGWAYDYGTAEDSKEMFEYLKGYSPVHNVKAGTSYPATMVTTGDHDDRVVPAHSFKFAAELQEKQAGDAPVLIRIETDAGHGAGTPVAKTIEQYADIFGFTLYNMGYEVLPEKVGNVMKK